GCGAGCTACGAACCGACGCCACGCATGCTTCAGCGTGCTGCCGATTCCCGAAGCGAGTTGTATCGAACCGCGGCACGCCTCCTGGGAGACTACGAACGGAGTATCGACGGTGACGAGGCCGCAATCCGATCGCTGCTGGAGACGACTGCGATCACGCCGGACGACGACGAGACGTTGTTCGAACTCTACGTGCTATTCAGATACGTCTCCGCGATCGAGGAGTTGAGCGACGACCGCTTCGAAATGCGGACGATCGAGTCCGCGACACAGGAAGTGGCACGCCTCTCCCAGGACGGCACTGAAGTCGTCCTGTATCACAACAGTTCCGGCCGTGATCGGGGACTGAAATTCCTCTCGGACATCTCTGAGAAAGACCGCGAAGACCTTTCGAGAACGGAACTCATTCAGCACGAATCACGGCGCGTCGCGAACACGTATTTTCTGGACGATGAGTTCTCCGACGCGACGGGTCGTCCCGACGTGATCGTTCTTGAGATAAGCGCTGACGACCGACGCGAGTACCTGATCACGGAAGTCAAGAACTCGACGCGTCCCGAGACGATTCGAGGGGGAATCAAAGAGACGTTAGAGTATCTGGCCTTTCTCCAGCAAGACGAGAGGTTCGTTTACGACGACCCAGCGTTCGGAACGGGCTGGAACGGTGTCCTCGTGGTACAAGACTTGGAAGACACGGCGACTGCATCGCTAGACGAACAGCGATCGATCCGGATCCTTCAAGCGTCCGAACTTGAAGAGAGGTTGTCTACTGTCGTCGAACGGGTACTGTAACGGTGAGATAGTTCTGGTTGAGGCGTTCGTGCCCGTGGCTGTCGAGGAGGCCGGCGGGTTCGCGGACTTCCGGGAGACCGCGACCAAGACCAACTCCTTGATCGACCGCCTGCAACAGCTGACCTTGCCCCGTGCGGCCGACATCGAGAGTGGGCTCGAAAACTACACCGAGACGAAAGCCCGGGCCGAGGAACTGGAGGAAAAGATCGAGCGCACGGACGAGTTGATCGACGAGATCGTCTACGAATTGTACGGGCTGACAGAGGAGGAGATCGAAATCGTGGAGGAGGCGGTCGGAGACTAGCATACGCGCCGAAGGCGCGTTTCACTCGGCTGAGCGGAGCGAAGCCGAGGTCGTTTTTCCCCACGTTTTTGCGACTGAGCGGTTCCCGCAGCGCCGTAGGCGCGAGGAAACCCGAGGGAGTAAAAAGTGGTTGTGGAGGAGGCGGTTGGAGACTAGCATACGGCGAGCGAAGCGAGCCGTTTCACTCGACCGAACGCAGTGAGGTCGAGGTAGTTTTTCCCCACGTTTTTGCGACTGAGCGGTTCCCGCAGCGCCGTAGGCGCGAGGAAACCCGAGGGAGTAAAAAGTGGTTGTGGAGGAGGCGGTCGGAGACTAGCATACGCGCCGAAGGCGCGTTTCACTCGGCTGAGCGGAGCGAAGCCGAGGTCGTTTTTCCCCACGTTTTTGCGACCGAGTGGTTCCCGCAGCGAGCGAAGCGAGCGAGGAAACCCGAGGGAGTAAAAAGTGGTTGTCTAGGGCCGAGGCGCCTGCTCGTATTTGACCATCTTCTCGGGTTTGTCGGAGATAGTCTCGTACATCCGCTGGAGGGTGTCCTCGGCGGCGAGCAGGTTGTGTGCCTCGAGGAACTCCCGGCCGTCTGCAGTGAGGCCGTAGAACTTCCAGGGGTAGCCCTGCTGGCGCTGGTCGTCTTCCAGTGCGACCTCTTTGACGATGCCGGCGTCGATCAGCTTCTGGACGTGCTTGTAGACGGTCGCCTCGCTCACGCTGGGGTTGAGCTGCTCGAGTTCGTACATCGAGGGAAGCTGCTCGGGGTGTTGCAGGATGTTGGTGACCAGCGCGAACCGCGTCTGCTGGGTGACGAAGTGGACGAGTTCGCGGGATCCCATCCCCGACGCGGTTTCCAGTTCGGTGCTCATACGTCGTCGTATGTGCTCCGGCGGCAAGTAGTTTACCTCCGAGTAAATTACTCTGGAGTGAACTGAACGCTCGAACGGCACACCTCTGCCATAAAATATATCGCGCGACTCGGTGAAAAAGCGTCCATGTCCGATTCGGTGCCGCCCGTCCCCGAAGACGTCCTCACCAGTGCCATGGACCGACTCGAAGACGAAGAGATTTCGCTGGCGGACAACGAGGAAATCCTCCACGCGCTGAGCGAACTGACGCCGGTCTACGAGAACGATCGGTCGTACTTCGTGCTCGGAAACTACGACCGAGAGCCGATCCGACGGCTGAATTTGGTGGTCGATCGGCTCAACCGCCGTCAGGACGCCTACGCGTTCCGGATGGTCGATATCCGCGGCGAGTGGGACAACAGCATCCAGAAGTTCTGTTTGATCGCCGATATCGTGACGTATCTCGTCGGCGTCGCCGAGAAAGAGCCCAGCGATTTCCTCGTCGAACAGGGGCTGCTCGTCGGGACGACCGAGTATTTCTCCAAGAGCCACGTGCTCAAGCGGGAGTACGAGGACGCGCACCCATTCGGCTGGATGCAAGACGGCGTCTTTGAACTGTTCGACCGGGAAGGACGGCTGTATCGCTGGCAGACCGAAGAGGACCTCGTCGACGTGAGCGAGACGCTCCCGTGAAACTGGACGGTCGACCGTGCCCTAGCAGAGACGATCAGACGCTAGCATACGCGCCGAAGGCGCGTTTCACTCGACCGAACGCAGTGAGGTCGAGGTCGTTTTTCCCCAAGTTTTTACGAGGAGTGGTGCCCGCAGGGCCGCAGGCCCGAGGACACCCGACGAAGTAAAAAGTGGTACTGTACGGGTTGACCGACGAGGAAATCGAAGTCGTGGAAGAGGCAGTCGGCGACTAGCATACGGCGCGAACGGAGTGAGCGCCGTTTCACCGGACGCGAACGAACGAAGTGAGTGAGTCGTCCGGGTCGTTTTTCCCCAAGTTTTTGCGACTGAGCGGTTCCCGCAGCGCCGTAGGCGCGAGGAAACCCGAGGGAGTAAAAAGTGGGTTTACTTGAACGCGCTCGCGACCAAAAGCGGGAAGACGAGCGTCGCCTCGGCCTCGACGAGCGTGTAGTTGGTTTCCTCGTCCTCCTTGATCTTGCCCCAGGAGACTGCCTCGCTGGGTGGTGCGCCGGACAGCGACCCGTCGCCCTCCATCCCGGTCGAGATGTAGACGACGTGGTCCGCGCCGCCACGGAAGAGGTTCGTCATGATCGCGTGGTGTTTCGGTACGCCAGCGCCGACCGCGATCAGTCCGGTCTGGTCGGCCAGCAGGCCGTCCTCGATGAGCGAATCGTAGTCGTCGAGGATCTCGATGCCGACCTCCGAGTCGTAGGCCTGCCGGTAGTAGTACAGGAAGTTGCCGACCTCGGCGTCGGTCAGCGCCGGACAGTAGACCGGGACGTCGTTGTCCGCGGCCTGCTTGAGCACCGAGTCCTCGTCGTCGAGGGTTTCGCCCAGCTCGCGCGCGAACTCGGTCGGCGTCCGGATCTTCTCCTCGGCGAAGAAGTCGTCGAAGAAGTCATAGAGGTACTCCTCGAGCCAGACGTACCGGTCCGAGGGAACGAAGATGTTGCCGAGGCGGTTGATCCCCTGCTCGCGAAGCTGTGCCTCGTCGGCCTCCCACTCGCCCATCTTGAAGGGTTTGGCCGTCTTGATGACGTCCTCGGTCAGCGATCCGGAGGTCGTGATGACGACGTCGACGTATCCCTCGCGGATCAGGTACGCGACGGTCTCACGTAGCCCCGAAGAGATAATGTTCGAGGTGAAGGTGAGATAGATCTCGGCGTCTTCTTCCTGCATGCGCTCGGTGATGTCGATCGCTTCGGCGAGTTGGGTCGCCTGAAACCCGGTCGTCGCGTAGGCGTCCATCATCGCTTCGAAGTCGAACTCCCCGCGGAAGTCGTAGCCGCGAACGTCCGGGGTGTCCAGTTCCTCGTCGCTCCCCGGAACGACGTTGTCGCGTGTCTCGTCGGCGTCCATGCGAGCGTCTACTCCGGGGAGCGGTTTGAATACCTCGAAATCGATCGGTCCCTCTTGCGGGACAACCGTTAGGTGACTCCCCGACGAGCAGAGGGATATGACCGACGCCGCGACGCTCGCCGAGCGCGTCAGGGCGGGCGAACTTCGACTGTACGAACTCGAAGATCATGCCGACGCCGACACTGCTGCCGCGGCTCGCAGACTGCTCCTCGCGGCGGAACCGGGCGTCGACCTCGAAACGATCGGCGAGTACGCGTTCCCAGCCGAGCGCGCCGAGTCGAACGTCGAGAACATGATCGGCGCGACGCAGGTCCCGCTGGGCGTCGCCGGACCGCTCCCCGTCGACGGCGAGGCCGCGAGCGGATCCGTCTATCTGCCGCTGGCGACGACGGAAGGCGCGCTGGTCGCGAGTGTCAATCGGGGCGCTGGCGCGATCCGGGCGGCGGGCGGCGCGTCGACGACTGTCCTGCAACGCGGGATGACCCGCGCACCCGTCTTCGAGACGAGCGACGTCCGCGAGGCCGCCGCTGTCGCCGACTGGGTTCGAGGGAGCCTCGATCGGCTGGCCGACGCCGCGGAGTCGACGACCAGCCACGGCGAGCTTCGCGAGGCGACGCCTTACGTCGTCGGCGACAGCGTCTTCGTCCGGTTCGTCTACGACACCAAGGACGCCATGGGGATGAACATGGCCACGATCGCGACCCGGGCGGCTGCCGACGTGATCGAATCGGAAACGCCGGCCTCGATGGTGGCTGTCTCGGGGAACCTCTGTACCGACAAGAAGCCGGCCGGGATCAACGCTATCGAGGGTCGCGGCCGGTCGGTCGCCGCCGACGTCGTCCTCCCGGCGGACGCGACCGAGGACCGTTTCGGGACGACACCCGAGGCGATCGCCGAAGTCAACACGCGCAAGAACCTGCTCGGCAGCGCCAAGGCCGCCAGCCTGGGGTTCAACGCTCACGTCGCCAACGTCGTCGGCGCGGCCTTTCTCGCGCTCGGACAGGACGTCGCCCAGGTCGTCGAGGGCGCACACGCTATCACGAGCGTCGAAGCCCGCGAAGACGGCCTGTACGTGTCGGTGACACTCCCGGCGCTGGCAGTCGGGACTGTCGGCGGCGGGACGGGACTCCCGACCCAGTCGGAAGCGCTCGAGATTATCGGGCTCGCGGGCGGTGGCGACCCGCCGGGGACGAACGGCGACGCGCTCGCGGAAGTGCTCGCGGCGGGCGCGCTGGCCGGCGAACTATCGCTCTTGGGTGCGCTCGCGGGCCGCCATCTCGCGAGTGCCCACGCCGAACACGGTCGGTGACTGCAGTCATCGCGATTGCCGTCTGTCGATTCTGTGCCGATCGCACGCCGTCGTACGGTCGCACCGGGAAATCGGTACAACGGCCACTATCACTCCGGCGCCGACAGACCGAAACTCT
This window of the Halapricum desulfuricans genome carries:
- a CDS encoding helix-turn-helix transcriptional regulator, producing MSTELETASGMGSRELVHFVTQQTRFALVTNILQHPEQLPSMYELEQLNPSVSEATVYKHVQKLIDAGIVKEVALEDDQRQQGYPWKFYGLTADGREFLEAHNLLAAEDTLQRMYETISDKPEKMVKYEQAPRP
- a CDS encoding deoxyhypusine synthase, whose protein sequence is MDADETRDNVVPGSDEELDTPDVRGYDFRGEFDFEAMMDAYATTGFQATQLAEAIDITERMQEEDAEIYLTFTSNIISSGLRETVAYLIREGYVDVVITTSGSLTEDVIKTAKPFKMGEWEADEAQLREQGINRLGNIFVPSDRYVWLEEYLYDFFDDFFAEEKIRTPTEFARELGETLDDEDSVLKQAADNDVPVYCPALTDAEVGNFLYYYRQAYDSEVGIEILDDYDSLIEDGLLADQTGLIAVGAGVPKHHAIMTNLFRGGADHVVYISTGMEGDGSLSGAPPSEAVSWGKIKEDEETNYTLVEAEATLVFPLLVASAFK
- the hmgA gene encoding hydroxymethylglutaryl-CoA reductase (NADPH), producing the protein MTDAATLAERVRAGELRLYELEDHADADTAAAARRLLLAAEPGVDLETIGEYAFPAERAESNVENMIGATQVPLGVAGPLPVDGEAASGSVYLPLATTEGALVASVNRGAGAIRAAGGASTTVLQRGMTRAPVFETSDVREAAAVADWVRGSLDRLADAAESTTSHGELREATPYVVGDSVFVRFVYDTKDAMGMNMATIATRAAADVIESETPASMVAVSGNLCTDKKPAGINAIEGRGRSVAADVVLPADATEDRFGTTPEAIAEVNTRKNLLGSAKAASLGFNAHVANVVGAAFLALGQDVAQVVEGAHAITSVEAREDGLYVSVTLPALAVGTVGGGTGLPTQSEALEIIGLAGGGDPPGTNGDALAEVLAAGALAGELSLLGALAGRHLASAHAEHGR